The segment GCGCGGTCTTGCCATCTATGTCAGAAGTTCGCCAAGTTCCCCTGATTTTGCCCGACCTTGGTCTGGAAGACTCAACGCTTCGCGCCAGCATGTGGTTGGTATCGAAGGGGAAACCGGTTTATCGCGGCGATCGCTTGCTGGAAGTCTTTGCCGGCGAAGTGACGTTCGACGTCGTCGCCCCAGCGTCGGGAATCCTGGCCATGAAGATGGTCGATGAAGATGACCGGATTGAAGTCGGTCAGATCCTGGGCGCCATCGATGCTAGCGACGAGCGGAGCTAGTTAATCGGCTCGTCCAGCTTGGCGATCCGACGCTCGTGTCGGCCTCCCTCGAACTCTTCCGCCAGCCAGGCCTCAACAATCTCCAGCGCCAGCGGCAACTCGATCAACCGTTCGCCGATCGCGATCACGTTCGCCTTGTTGTGCTTGCGTCCCAGCTTGGCCGTTTCGATGTTCCAGCAGTAGGCGCAGCGGACGCCCTGGACCCGGTTGGCGGCGATCGCTTCGCCGTTGCCCGATCCACCCAGAACGATCCCGCGGTCGAACTCGCCATCGGCGACCGCTTTGGCGGCTGGAATGATGAAGTCGGGGTAATCGCACGATTCCGGCGAGAACGTGCCGTAGTCGGCCGTCTCATGCCCCAGTTTCTGCAAATGCTCCAAAATCGCTTGCTTATATTGGAAGCCGGCGTGGTCAGAAGCGACAACGATCTTCATTGGGCGAACTGAACGAATCGAAAGGGGAAGGAGGTCCCCCGCACGCGAAATCGGTACGGGCCGGACGTCCCATCATAGTCGGCAAAATCGGAACGTGTTAGGCCCGAAACCGTCCTGCGGGAGGCCGTCTGGCCGGTATTTGGACCTCTTTTTGGCCCAGATTCCTGCAGCCCGATCCCGTTTTTCGGCCGATGCAACTGTATGACCTACGCTTATGCAGTGTTTTTGGAGCGATTTTGTCCCTTTCCCTGTCTCATTCCATGTCAGCCGACTCCCCACCTGCGACTTCTCCCCGAGGTTTCCTCCATTGGGGAATGCTTGGCGCGATTCTTTTGGCGGCCGCGATGGCGGTCACGCCAAACGTCGCCGATCCCGATTTGTGGGGACATGTTCAATACGGTCTCGACTTGCTGCGAGACGGCCTCCCTGCGACTACCACGTATAGCTACACCGCCGAAGGGTATCGCTGGATCAATCATGAAAACCTGAGCGAAATCGTGCTGGCGATCGGCGCTCAGACGATCGGTCCGGTCGGCCTGCTGTGGGCGAAGTGTTTGCTGGGACTCGCAATCGTGGGCGTGATGCTGTGGCGCTGCGAATCGCAGCGGACGCCGCTGCTGGTCTCCGGCGTGATCGTCCTGCTGGTGGCGCTCAACTTTACGAATCACTGGAACGCGCGACCGCAGCTTTCCAGCTTCGCTCTGTTCACGCTTTTGATTCTGCTACTTGATCGTTGTTTCGCCGGGTGGCGCGATGACTGGCGATTGCCGTGGCTCGGAGCGCAATTTCGCCGACGCGATTATCAACCGCTGGCCGCTTCTCATCCGCGGATGAAAGCGCTCTGGCTTTGCGTGCCCCTCTTTTTCGTCTGGGCCAACGCTCATGGCGGATTTGTCGCTGGGTACGCGGTCTTCGTCGCCTATTTGATTTGCCGCTTTGTCGAGTTGTCGCTCGATCGCGGCTGGCAAGGCGCCGGGATGATGCGTCGGCTCGGTCTGATGGCGGTTGTCGGCGGACTGGCGACGCTGATCAATCCGTACGGACCGAATCTGCATCGCTGGTTGCTGGCCGCGCTCGGAACGGCTCGACCCGAGATCACCGAATGGCATCCGCTCTATGAAATGAATCTGGCGTCGATCGCCTTTTTCGCGCTGCTCGCCGCGTTGGCGTTTTCGATCTTGCTGAGCCGCAAGCCGCTCGACTTTACGCAGCTGGCGATCACGGGACTGGTCGCCTGGCAGGCGACTTCGCATCAACGACACACGCCGTTTTTGGCGATCTTGTTCGGTTTGTGGTACGCACCTCACTTCGCTTCGGCCTGGAGTCGCTGTTTTGGCGCTGCCGATCCGGCGAAGGAGCAGACGTCGCCGCGACAAGTCTGGATCATGGGAAGCGGCCTGGCGGTCGTCTACCTGGTGTTGATCGCCGCGCTGGCTCCGCGACTTTCGCAAATGCCGACGCCCCGCGATCAGTATCCGGTCTCGGCGATCCAGTACATGGCTGACCATCATTTGAAGGGTCGCTTGGTCGTGACCTACAACTGGGCCCAGTATGCGATCCATGCGCTGGCCGCTGACGGCGATACGTCGTTGCAATTCGACGGCCGCTTTCGGACCAGCTATCCGCAGGAAGTGCTCGACATGCACTTCGATCTGATCCTGGGGCCTGATCCGAATTTCCGCAATCGTAGTCCAGAGTCAGGTCCGGCGGATGCGAGCCGCGTATTGGCTTACGGTCATCCCTATCTGGTTCTGATCGATCGCGGTCAGCCTTACTCGACCGAAGCGATGCGTCAGCACGCCGATCAGTGGACGCTGCTCTATCAAGATTCGCTTGCCCAACTTTGGGGTCGCCGTGATGAATATGGCGATCCTGGTTCGCCCCAATTTATTTCGCCCCAACAACGCCAAATCAGCGATGCCCCGCAAATTGGCGCCGTGTCGTGGCCCGCACATCCGGTAACTCACCGCGACGTTGCGATCGCCCAACCGTCCATCATGCCAGCAAACAATGCAAAGGGGAATTAAGATGCCAGCCTCAACGATCTCGCGTCCCGCGGCGATGCCGCATGACGCCTTCGATTGGGAAGGGGAAACGATTACCGCGATCGATCGCCGCTTGGACGAAATCGATCGTTTGTCGCATGCGCTGGACGCCGAAGAAGTTCAGCCAGCGATCGAGCAGGGCGCCGAAGCGAAATACGAGTTTCCGCCCGGCTTTCGTTTGAGCGTCGTGATCCCGGTTTACAACGAACGAGATACGATCGAGAAAGTGGTTCGCCGGATTGATCAGCTGCCGGTCGATACCGAGATCATCGTGGTCGACGATTGCAGCACCGACGGCACTCGCGACGTGTTGGCTCGCATCGCTCATTACATCGATCTGAAGATCAAGTATCACGACCAAAACCAAGGCAAAGGCGCCGCGCTGCGAACCGGGTTTGAAGCGGCGACCGGCGAAGTCGTCGTGGTGCAGGACGCCGATCTCGAATACGACCCGCGCGACATCCTGACCGTGATTCGGCCGATTCTGGACGGAGAAGCGGACGTCGCCTACGGCTCACGGTTCAGCGAAGCTCGGCACGCCAATTCGTCTTGGATTCACCGCGCCGGAAACCGCTTTTTGACCTGGCTGTCGAATTTCACGACCGGGCTGCAAATTACCGATATGGAAACCTGCTACAAGGCGATTCGGATCCAGGCGCTTCGTTCGGTGACGATCGAGCAGGATCGGTTTGGTTTCGAGCCGGAGATCACCGCCAAACTCGCCCGGCGGAAATTCCGGTTCGTCGAGCGGCCGATCTCGTACAACGCCCGCAGCTGGAAAAGCGGCAAGAAGATCGGGATCCGCGACGCGCTGCAGGCGATTTGGTGCATTTTCCATTACGGCTGGCGCGATTAGTCGCCAGGGGCGGCGCCCATCGTCGCTTAACTGTTCTACAATAGTCCAACGACTCTTTGACCGAACGGAATAAATCTGACGCGGCGCAGGTGGAGAAGTCCGCGGCGCCGGTCGGCGATGATATAAGGGCGTCCCCGAGAGGGCGAATGGATTGAAATGCGGCAAATTGGCGCCATAGCGACCGATCGTGAAGCTGCACGCTTCATCGACTACCTGCTGACTCAAGGGATTGATGCGAAAGCGGAGCCGCGCGACGGTAAGTTCCTCGTCTGGATTCATGACGAAGGGCAGATCGATCAGGCACGCAGCGAACTCTCGGCCTATCTCTCGAATCCCAACGACCAGCGCTACGCTGACGCCGCCAAGGAAGCGAACTCGATTCGCAAGGTCGAGTATCTGAAGAACGAGCAACGCCGCAAGAACGTGCATGACATGCGCGGCAAGCTCGGCGGGGTCGGCATGATGGCCCGCGCAACGCCGGTCACGATGACAATCATGTGGATCTGCATCGCCGTGACGGCGTTTAGTATGCTCGGCCCCAGCATCGTGAATGGCCTGCCCCGGAACTGGCTGATTGATTGGCTGACGTTCGCTCCCGCTGCGATGATTCCGCAGGCGATTCGCAGTCACGATCCGTTCGTCGCGATTGAAGCGGGTCAGGTCTGGCGATTGATCACGCCGATCTTTCCGCATGGAGGCCTCATGCACATCGTCTTTAACATGTGGATGTGGTATTCGTTCGGCGGCATTCTGGAGCGTCGCCTAGGATCGGGGCGTTACCTGGCGATGGTGCTGGGATTGACGCTGTTCGCCAACATCGCGTCGGCGATGGCCTCCATCTATATTTCCGGCAACGGCGGAGAGCTATACGCCATTGGGATCTCCGGCGTGTTGTTCGGCTTGTTTGGATTCGCTTGGGCGAAGTCGACCTTCGAGCCGCAGTTCGGCATTTACCTGCCGGGCCAGATGGTGATCGTGATGATGTTCTGGTTTGGGCTCTGCTGGATGGGCTATGTCGGCAACATCGCCAACTGGGGACATACGTGCGGGTTGGTCGCCGGCGTGATCGCTGGATTTATTCCGAGCGGTTCGTCTCGGTGATCGGCGTCGTTCGCGAAATCGCAAACGCGACGAATTGCTGCAGTCCTTCTCGAATCGGTTCGGCGTCGAGTTGGCTCTGCGCTCCTGCAGCGCGAATGTAGCCGCAATCGACGTCGATCTCGATCTCGTAACTACGCCCGTGTTCATGGAACTCCAACATTGTCGTCCATGTGGGCGTACAGCGGTTAGGCTTGCCTGGAATCTGGTAACTCGCGTCCTCGACCAAGGCCTTCTTCAGGTCATCAAGATCCGCGACGTGGGAGATGTCGCGGCGCTCGGTTTTCCCATCGACCTTCCGTACTAGAAATACTTGCTGGGCGCTACGAATCAGAGCCGCTTCCTCTGGCCCGAAGTAGCCGATCGCCGCCCGGGCGCGGTTCCAATGGTAAATCGTGGTCAGGACGGCCACCGAGACCGCAAGCAGGAGAATAGCGGCGACCAGCCAGGTTCCGCGAGCGTTCATACGGTGATTTTTGCCGGGATAGAGGGAATTCTGCGTTAGTCCTGGGCATAGTATACTTGGGATTTCCCGATTGATTGACCGCTTGCCAGAAGAGATAAGTCTCCGGAAGGGGGGCCGATGCCTGATCGCTTTGATCCATACCGCGAAGCGTTGATCGTAGAAGAACGCACGATCTGGCCTGCCGACTGTGAGATTCCGCTTGCCGATCGGGGGCGAATCGAACGCTTACTGCAAGGCGACGCGGCGAGTTGCAGTCATTTGGAATACGTCCGGGTTCATACCGGGTTTTGCCGTACGATTACCGTGACGGCGGAAGATCTCGATCGAGTCGGCGCACGGGCCTGATTGGTTGGGATCACTTTCGACACCCTCTAACTTGTGAAGCGAGCAGCGTTGACGGCGGAACATGAAATCGTTCGCGTTCAATTGAGCGAACGAAGCTACGACATCGAAATTGGCGCAGGAATCATTCCGTCGGCGGCTGACTTCTTCGCCGCGCGAACCAAGATTTCGCACGCGATCATCATCACCGACGACCAGGTTCGGCCTCTCTACGCCGATACGATCGCCGCTGCTTGTACGGCGGCCGGCATGCGGACGACGTTGTTGTCGGTCCCGGCAGGGGAAACCAGCAAGTCGATCGCGATGGCCGATCGTCTCTGGAACGAAAGCCTGGCCGCCGGCGCCGATCGCAAGTCGGTCGTGATCGCGGTTGGCGGCGGCGTGATCGGCGACCTGGCCGGTTTCATCGCGGCGACGTTTGCGCGGGGCCTTGCGTTCTTTCAAGTTCCAACGACGCTTCTGGCGCAAGTCGACAGCAGCGTCGGCGGCAAAGTGGGGATCAATCTCCCGGCGGCCAAGAACATGGTTGGCGCCTTTTGGCAGCCGCAGGGAGTGTTGATCGACGTCGACGTTCTCACGTCGCTACCGGAACGGGAGTATCGCGCCGGCTTGGCCGAGGTGGTCAAATATGGCGTGATCCTGGACGCTGATTTCTTCGCTTATCTAGAAGCGAATGTTGATGCGATTCGCGAAAGGGAGCAAAAGGTCCTCACTCAGGTGATAGCACGCTGCTGCCAGCTGAAAGCGGACGTCGTGCAGGCCGATGAGCGCGAAACCACAGGCCTACGCGCCGTGCTGAACTACGGACATACGTTCTGCCATGCGTTTGAAGCGACCTGCGGCTATGGCGAACTGCTGCACGGCGAAGCGGTTTCGATCGGCATGTTGTGCGCCTCGCGCCTGGCCGAATCGATGAATCGAATTTCTGCGGAAATTACGCAGCGTCAGTTTAAGCTGTTGACCGCATTGGGTTTGCCAACGGCCCCGCCGCAGGTGGATATTGACCAGGTCATGGCCGCGATGCAGCGCGACAAGAAGGTCGAGCATGGCAAGCTGCAGTTCGTCTTACCGAGCGCGATGGGTAAAGTTGAGCTTGTGGGTAGCGTATCCACTAGCCTCGCAAAACAGGCAATCAGTGATGGACAATAGAGCATAAGTCTTCTTGCGCCTGACCGCATGTCCGATGTGGAAACGCGCCAAATCGCAATTCGCACATATCGGAATTTTTTCCGAACTCTATAGTGAGGGGCTGTGACGTAGCCTTGTAATCCGCATTAGGCAGATGCGGAATAACCGCAGGCCGCGTCACCTTCTTCGTTCTAGAGTTTGTCCGCACTGACAGCGGACCTGGTTATTGCGATGGGGCAGATATGAACCAACAAAAATTCGTCTATGTGTTGGATGACGATGCGGAAGCGCGTGCTTCGCTAGCCACGGTAGTCCAATCGCTGGGCTATCCGGCGTTGGAATACGAGTCGGCCGAGGCCTTTCTCGAGCAGTTTGAACCAAATCGACGCGGATGCGTCGTTGCGGACGTCCGGATGGGAGGCATCTCCGGCGTCGAATTGGT is part of the Blastopirellula sediminis genome and harbors:
- a CDS encoding lipoyl domain-containing protein, which codes for MSEVRQVPLILPDLGLEDSTLRASMWLVSKGKPVYRGDRLLEVFAGEVTFDVVAPASGILAMKMVDEDDRIEVGQILGAIDASDERS
- the rpiB gene encoding ribose 5-phosphate isomerase B, with the translated sequence MKIVVASDHAGFQYKQAILEHLQKLGHETADYGTFSPESCDYPDFIIPAAKAVADGEFDRGIVLGGSGNGEAIAANRVQGVRCAYCWNIETAKLGRKHNKANVIAIGERLIELPLALEIVEAWLAEEFEGGRHERRIAKLDEPIN
- a CDS encoding glycosyltransferase family 2 protein, whose product is MPASTISRPAAMPHDAFDWEGETITAIDRRLDEIDRLSHALDAEEVQPAIEQGAEAKYEFPPGFRLSVVIPVYNERDTIEKVVRRIDQLPVDTEIIVVDDCSTDGTRDVLARIAHYIDLKIKYHDQNQGKGAALRTGFEAATGEVVVVQDADLEYDPRDILTVIRPILDGEADVAYGSRFSEARHANSSWIHRAGNRFLTWLSNFTTGLQITDMETCYKAIRIQALRSVTIEQDRFGFEPEITAKLARRKFRFVERPISYNARSWKSGKKIGIRDALQAIWCIFHYGWRD
- a CDS encoding rhomboid family intramembrane serine protease; amino-acid sequence: MRQIGAIATDREAARFIDYLLTQGIDAKAEPRDGKFLVWIHDEGQIDQARSELSAYLSNPNDQRYADAAKEANSIRKVEYLKNEQRRKNVHDMRGKLGGVGMMARATPVTMTIMWICIAVTAFSMLGPSIVNGLPRNWLIDWLTFAPAAMIPQAIRSHDPFVAIEAGQVWRLITPIFPHGGLMHIVFNMWMWYSFGGILERRLGSGRYLAMVLGLTLFANIASAMASIYISGNGGELYAIGISGVLFGLFGFAWAKSTFEPQFGIYLPGQMVIVMMFWFGLCWMGYVGNIANWGHTCGLVAGVIAGFIPSGSSR
- the aroB gene encoding 3-dehydroquinate synthase → MTAEHEIVRVQLSERSYDIEIGAGIIPSAADFFAARTKISHAIIITDDQVRPLYADTIAAACTAAGMRTTLLSVPAGETSKSIAMADRLWNESLAAGADRKSVVIAVGGGVIGDLAGFIAATFARGLAFFQVPTTLLAQVDSSVGGKVGINLPAAKNMVGAFWQPQGVLIDVDVLTSLPEREYRAGLAEVVKYGVILDADFFAYLEANVDAIREREQKVLTQVIARCCQLKADVVQADERETTGLRAVLNYGHTFCHAFEATCGYGELLHGEAVSIGMLCASRLAESMNRISAEITQRQFKLLTALGLPTAPPQVDIDQVMAAMQRDKKVEHGKLQFVLPSAMGKVELVGSVSTSLAKQAISDGQ